In the Arthrobacter zhaoxinii genome, one interval contains:
- the nhaA gene encoding Na+/H+ antiporter NhaA: MVPKCAAGRARRDTPREEACHVETRHTRPDVAMPDRPQRIATTAATGRGGAEKRPAALLLLATILAVLWANAPFAASYEEFWESTVEVRAGSMDLELTARELVNDALMAVFFFVVGLEVRREFALGELTNRSRAVIPVVAAAAGIAVPAVVFLLFTAGTEEAGAWGVVISTDTAFLLGALAVAGPRVPGRLRIFLLTLAVVDDVAALSIIALVYTDQLEPVPLLLAFAGLAAVALTRYLPYGRGGVYAVLAVLVWLAFYASGVHPTLAGVGIALLVPVFPPARRDVEDALEQTRVFRQSPNSRYARAAVHSVRESISINDRLHSAYTPYVDYLILPVFALANAGVKLDGTTLDRALHSSLAWGIVCGLVLGKFTGIFGAAAVLHRLRIGEFGPGLTLGRIAGGAALSGIGFTISLFIIGLAIEDPAVQNEARVAVLAASLLAFAAGSIIFRIVERRRPAVPAGEVLARPVDPARDHVVGPADAPLTLVEYGDYECPFCSRATGTILEVREHFGSELRYVWRHLPLSRVHPNAVAAAEAAEAADRQGRFRDYSAHLFENQDNLSPEDLLAAAESLGLDMERFEADLRSAEVSNRVLDDALDAESMDLHGTPTFFIGHRRHHGPYDTATLIRALEASRNAGR, encoded by the coding sequence ATGGTGCCCAAGTGCGCCGCCGGCCGTGCCCGGCGGGATACCCCTCGGGAGGAAGCCTGCCATGTCGAAACCCGTCACACCCGCCCAGATGTAGCCATGCCGGACCGCCCGCAACGTATTGCCACCACCGCTGCCACCGGCAGGGGCGGCGCGGAAAAGCGTCCTGCCGCCCTGCTGCTGCTGGCAACCATTCTGGCGGTGCTCTGGGCCAATGCACCGTTTGCCGCCTCCTACGAGGAGTTCTGGGAATCCACCGTTGAGGTGCGTGCAGGCAGCATGGATCTGGAGCTGACCGCCCGGGAGCTGGTCAACGACGCACTCATGGCCGTGTTCTTCTTCGTTGTGGGACTTGAGGTGCGGCGGGAGTTTGCCCTCGGGGAGTTGACTAACCGGTCCCGGGCGGTGATTCCGGTGGTCGCCGCGGCTGCGGGAATTGCCGTGCCCGCCGTGGTCTTTCTGCTGTTCACTGCCGGCACGGAGGAGGCGGGTGCGTGGGGCGTGGTCATCTCCACCGACACCGCGTTCCTGCTGGGTGCGCTGGCCGTCGCGGGACCTCGGGTTCCCGGCAGGCTGCGGATCTTCCTGCTGACCCTCGCGGTGGTCGACGACGTTGCCGCGCTCAGCATCATTGCCCTGGTCTATACCGACCAGCTGGAACCCGTGCCGTTGCTGCTGGCCTTCGCCGGGCTGGCTGCCGTGGCACTGACCCGGTATCTGCCGTACGGACGCGGCGGCGTGTACGCGGTGCTGGCGGTGCTGGTCTGGCTGGCCTTCTACGCCTCGGGCGTGCACCCGACCCTGGCCGGCGTCGGCATTGCCCTGCTGGTGCCCGTGTTTCCGCCCGCCCGGAGGGACGTGGAGGATGCGCTGGAGCAGACCCGTGTCTTCCGCCAGTCCCCCAATTCCCGGTATGCCCGGGCGGCGGTGCATAGCGTGCGCGAGTCCATTTCCATCAATGACCGGCTGCACAGCGCCTATACCCCGTACGTGGATTACCTGATTCTGCCGGTATTCGCGTTGGCCAATGCCGGGGTGAAGCTGGACGGAACCACGCTGGACCGCGCCCTCCACTCCTCGCTTGCCTGGGGCATTGTCTGCGGTCTGGTGCTGGGAAAGTTCACCGGGATTTTCGGTGCCGCAGCGGTGCTGCACCGGCTGCGGATCGGCGAGTTCGGTCCCGGACTGACCTTGGGCCGCATTGCCGGCGGAGCTGCCCTGTCCGGCATCGGCTTCACCATCTCCCTGTTCATCATCGGCCTCGCCATCGAAGACCCCGCGGTGCAGAACGAAGCACGGGTGGCGGTCCTGGCCGCGTCGCTGCTGGCGTTCGCTGCAGGATCCATCATCTTCCGGATCGTGGAGCGGCGCCGCCCTGCCGTTCCCGCGGGGGAAGTCCTGGCCCGGCCCGTGGACCCGGCCCGCGACCACGTTGTGGGACCCGCCGACGCCCCGTTGACCCTCGTGGAATACGGGGATTATGAGTGCCCGTTCTGCAGCCGGGCCACGGGAACCATCCTGGAAGTCCGCGAGCATTTCGGCTCCGAGCTGCGCTATGTCTGGCGCCATCTGCCGCTGTCCCGGGTCCATCCCAATGCCGTGGCGGCTGCCGAGGCGGCAGAGGCCGCGGATCGGCAGGGGCGCTTCCGGGACTACAGCGCGCACCTTTTCGAGAACCAGGACAACCTGTCCCCCGAAGACCTGCTGGCCGCGGCCGAAAGCCTGGGCCTGGACATGGAGAGGTTCGAGGCGGACCTGCGCTCGGCAGAGGTCAGCAACCGCGTGCTGGACGATGCGCTGGACGCCGAGTCCATGGACCTGCACGGAACA